A single region of the Rathayibacter rathayi genome encodes:
- a CDS encoding ComEA family DNA-binding protein, translating to MSDSTGTDDEQLTALLRPRRSRPRWRIGAGAAVVLVVGAAVVAVLLAGARAGGRERVLEPAVAASAPATAVESLYVHVAGEVATPGLYLLSPGARVADAVAAAGGFGGSAERAAVNLARKLVDGEQIVVPAVGAAPVTSGGAPGASAAGSVLSLSAASAAQLEDLPEIGPSTAAKIVAYREENGPFTSVDQLLEVPGIGEKTLAAFRDQVAP from the coding sequence ATGTCAGACAGCACCGGAACGGACGACGAGCAGCTGACGGCGCTGCTGCGGCCACGACGCTCCCGGCCCCGCTGGCGGATCGGTGCTGGGGCGGCAGTGGTGCTCGTCGTCGGAGCAGCGGTCGTTGCGGTTCTGCTCGCGGGTGCGCGCGCGGGAGGGCGCGAGCGGGTCCTGGAGCCGGCGGTGGCGGCGAGTGCGCCCGCCACGGCGGTCGAGTCGCTGTACGTGCACGTCGCCGGTGAGGTCGCGACGCCCGGGCTGTACCTGCTGTCACCCGGGGCGCGGGTGGCGGATGCGGTCGCCGCGGCGGGCGGGTTCGGCGGGTCGGCGGAGCGGGCGGCGGTGAATCTGGCGCGCAAGCTCGTCGACGGCGAGCAGATCGTGGTGCCGGCGGTGGGCGCGGCGCCGGTGACGTCCGGCGGGGCGCCGGGGGCCTCCGCTGCGGGGTCGGTTCTGAGCCTGAGCGCGGCGAGCGCGGCGCAGCTCGAGGATCTGCCCGAGATCGGTCCCTCGACGGCCGCGAAGATCGTCGCCTATCGGGAGGAGAATGGGCCGTTCACCTCGGTCGACCAGCTGCTCGAGGTGCCCGGGATCGGCGAGAAGACCCTCGCCGCCTTCCGCGATCAGGTCGCGCCGTGA
- a CDS encoding AAA family ATPase, giving the protein MPSRLAYVTISGFRSISDLRLDLITPVTLLIGANGAGKSNIVDAFELLGFTVDRALQEYVLLNGGFSNITHASKRSSLQTPVLEAWGAWTEGDRKGYRNGYKMTLSQGRDDRAILQESTYTHNAEYAKPYDNDLGYSTESQLKEIASRHLANQYLLDILSGCRVFHFDDTGLTAPSLRRADIADSETLHSDASNVAAVLFDMKLNRRDLYDRVVRTIQNVAPFFEDFVLREEAGSTILRWKEFGLDSVFSGNALSSGTLRFICLTVLIQQPRSPSTIVLDEPELGLHPSAIFQLADVFRSIGDDQRIVAATQSVTLLSQFGVADVAIVERQQGSTVVSRPDRSELDAWLTDYSVGELWEMNLLGGRPQATSPRFVDAARD; this is encoded by the coding sequence ATGCCGTCGAGACTCGCTTACGTCACAATCTCGGGGTTTCGCTCGATTAGCGACCTGCGCCTGGACCTCATCACGCCAGTGACCTTACTCATCGGCGCCAACGGAGCGGGTAAGAGCAACATCGTCGACGCCTTTGAACTCTTAGGATTTACCGTCGACCGCGCCCTACAAGAGTACGTCCTGCTCAACGGCGGGTTCTCGAACATCACCCACGCTTCGAAGAGGAGTTCATTGCAGACTCCGGTACTCGAGGCGTGGGGCGCTTGGACCGAGGGCGACCGGAAAGGCTACCGAAATGGGTACAAAATGACCCTGAGCCAGGGCCGAGACGATCGCGCAATACTGCAGGAGTCCACGTACACGCACAACGCCGAGTACGCGAAACCTTACGACAACGACCTCGGCTACAGTACCGAATCTCAATTGAAGGAGATCGCTTCTCGCCATCTCGCCAATCAGTACCTTCTCGACATCCTTTCAGGGTGCAGAGTCTTTCACTTCGATGACACCGGGCTGACCGCCCCTTCACTGCGCCGCGCGGACATCGCGGATAGCGAGACGCTCCACAGCGACGCGAGCAATGTGGCGGCCGTGTTGTTCGATATGAAGCTGAACAGACGAGATCTGTACGACCGCGTAGTCCGGACGATCCAGAACGTTGCTCCGTTCTTCGAGGACTTCGTCCTTCGGGAGGAAGCTGGAAGCACCATTTTGCGTTGGAAGGAGTTCGGGCTCGACTCGGTTTTCTCCGGCAACGCTCTGAGTTCGGGGACGCTCCGCTTCATCTGCCTCACTGTCCTGATTCAGCAGCCTCGATCCCCCTCGACGATCGTTCTGGATGAGCCCGAGCTCGGCCTTCATCCTTCGGCGATCTTTCAGCTCGCGGATGTGTTCCGCAGTATCGGCGATGACCAAAGAATAGTCGCCGCTACCCAATCAGTCACTCTCCTCAGCCAGTTCGGAGTCGCAGATGTCGCTATCGTCGAACGCCAGCAGGGGTCGACGGTGGTTTCTCGTCCGGACAGGTCGGAGCTCGATGCCTGGTTGACCGATTACTCCGTCGGAGAATTGTGGGAGATGAATCTTTTGGGCGGAAGACCGCAGGCTACTTCCCCGAGATTCGTGGACGCGGCTCGTGACTAA
- the holA gene encoding DNA polymerase III subunit delta, with protein sequence MAGRAPARAKAAPSKAAIPQLSWNQTRPAPIVLITGPEQFLADRAVRFLREFLRAEDPSLEVSDIDAGGYAPGELLTFASPSLFDEPRLIRVSNVEKCTDAFLLETLDYLGAPADGATLVLRHGGGNRGKKLLDAVRSGTGGGIEIVCAELKRESDKVDFAIAEFRTAGRTATTGAVRALVSAFSDDLDELASACQQLLSDASGEITEATVAKYYGGRVETTAFTVADSAIAGRHGEALLGLRHALASGADPVPIVAAFASKLRTMAKVAGTREGSGQVASRLGLAPWQVDRARRDLQGWTGEGLGAAILTVADADANVKGATRDPVYALERMVSVVSARGL encoded by the coding sequence ATGGCAGGCAGGGCCCCGGCACGCGCGAAGGCAGCGCCCTCCAAGGCGGCGATCCCACAGCTCTCCTGGAATCAGACGCGGCCTGCGCCGATCGTGCTGATCACCGGGCCGGAACAGTTCCTCGCCGATCGCGCCGTGCGCTTCCTCCGCGAGTTCCTGCGTGCCGAGGATCCGAGCCTGGAGGTCAGCGACATCGACGCCGGTGGCTACGCACCGGGCGAGCTGCTCACGTTCGCGAGTCCATCCCTCTTCGACGAGCCCCGCCTCATCCGCGTCTCGAATGTCGAGAAGTGCACCGACGCGTTCCTCCTCGAGACGCTCGACTACCTCGGCGCCCCCGCCGACGGCGCCACCCTCGTGCTGCGCCACGGCGGCGGTAATCGCGGCAAGAAGCTGCTCGACGCGGTCCGGTCGGGTACGGGCGGCGGCATCGAGATCGTCTGCGCTGAGCTCAAGCGCGAGAGTGACAAAGTCGATTTCGCGATCGCCGAGTTCCGCACCGCCGGCCGCACTGCGACGACCGGCGCCGTCCGCGCCCTCGTCTCGGCCTTCTCCGACGACCTCGACGAACTCGCCTCGGCGTGCCAACAGCTGCTCTCGGATGCGTCCGGCGAGATCACCGAGGCGACCGTCGCGAAGTACTACGGCGGCCGGGTCGAGACGACGGCGTTCACCGTCGCCGACTCCGCCATCGCGGGGCGGCACGGGGAGGCGCTGCTCGGCCTCCGCCACGCCCTCGCCTCCGGTGCCGATCCGGTGCCGATCGTCGCCGCGTTCGCGAGCAAGCTCCGCACGATGGCGAAGGTCGCCGGCACCCGCGAGGGCTCCGGCCAGGTCGCCTCCCGCCTGGGGCTCGCCCCCTGGCAGGTGGACCGGGCCCGCCGCGACCTCCAGGGCTGGACAGGCGAGGGTCTGGGTGCCGCGATCCTCACCGTCGCCGACGCTGACGCCAACGTGAAGGGCGCCACGCGCGACCCCGTCTACGCCCTCGAGCGCATGGTCTCGGTCGTCTCCGCGCGCGGTCTCTGA
- a CDS encoding DUF4276 family protein codes for MNEVLQPHLGYDAVSLTPIVVHTSRSADGHAHRGGGSWQHYQNHLRRLLQQPHWDLVTTMIDFYGYPDDAPWCSCTSLHDQPTCAESRETGMRDAFAYNPRFLPFISLHEFETLIIAAGSQKSSILGDADAPAKFRHMLNSVEGNAEALNNGPLTAPSKRVLAALPDYRKVRDGVAVLEGDLGPALDHAPRFHDWVDLLAGAGA; via the coding sequence GTGAACGAGGTACTGCAGCCTCACCTGGGTTACGATGCCGTTTCATTGACTCCGATAGTCGTTCACACCTCACGTAGCGCCGACGGACATGCTCACCGAGGTGGCGGATCGTGGCAGCACTACCAGAACCATCTTCGGCGCCTTCTTCAGCAACCGCACTGGGATCTGGTCACCACCATGATTGATTTCTACGGCTACCCTGACGACGCTCCGTGGTGCTCATGCACATCGCTGCATGACCAGCCTACCTGCGCAGAATCCCGTGAGACTGGCATGCGTGATGCGTTCGCATACAACCCGAGGTTCCTCCCCTTCATCTCCCTGCACGAATTCGAGACATTGATCATCGCCGCAGGATCTCAGAAGAGCAGCATTCTGGGAGATGCCGATGCTCCCGCGAAGTTCCGTCACATGCTGAACAGTGTCGAGGGGAACGCGGAGGCACTCAACAATGGTCCCTTGACAGCGCCCTCGAAGAGAGTCCTGGCCGCGCTTCCCGACTATCGGAAAGTCCGCGACGGGGTTGCCGTTCTCGAGGGGGATCTCGGTCCTGCGCTCGACCACGCCCCACGGTTCCACGACTGGGTAGATCTGCTCGCCGGCGCGGGCGCCTGA